A single region of the Plantactinospora soyae genome encodes:
- a CDS encoding ABC transporter ATP-binding protein, whose protein sequence is MTLTEPDPGTGTAPDRRTDPVDTDPDRQGDPVGADPILRFEDVRLHFAGVRAIDGVSFTVGRHELFAIIGPNGSGKTSIFNVLSGVYRPQTGRVVFDGADLVGRRPHVIAALGMARTFQNVELFANLTVLDNLLLGRHHHLGYGTLAALGWLGRARRAEIANRAAVEEIVDFLELERWRRMPVGLLPYGVQKRVELGRALAMEPKLLLLDEPVAGMNLEETEDMARFILDIRDELDIPIVLVEHDMGLVMDLADRVLVVDFGQVVATGNPAEIPHHPDVVRAYLGEVRPR, encoded by the coding sequence GTGACGCTCACCGAGCCGGACCCCGGGACCGGCACCGCGCCGGACCGGCGCACCGATCCGGTCGACACCGATCCGGACCGGCAGGGCGATCCGGTCGGCGCAGACCCGATCCTGCGGTTCGAGGACGTCCGGCTGCACTTCGCCGGGGTACGCGCCATCGACGGGGTCAGCTTCACCGTCGGCCGGCACGAACTCTTCGCGATCATCGGTCCCAACGGCTCCGGCAAGACGTCCATCTTCAACGTGCTCTCCGGGGTCTACCGCCCGCAGACCGGCCGGGTGGTCTTCGACGGCGCGGATCTGGTCGGCCGCCGGCCACACGTGATCGCGGCGCTGGGCATGGCCCGGACCTTCCAGAACGTCGAACTGTTCGCCAACCTGACCGTGCTGGACAACCTGCTGCTCGGCCGGCACCACCACCTCGGGTACGGCACGCTCGCCGCGCTTGGCTGGCTCGGCCGGGCCCGCCGCGCCGAGATCGCGAACCGGGCGGCGGTCGAGGAGATCGTGGACTTCCTCGAACTGGAACGGTGGCGGCGGATGCCGGTCGGACTGCTGCCGTACGGGGTGCAGAAGCGGGTCGAGCTGGGCCGGGCGCTGGCGATGGAACCGAAGTTGCTGCTCCTGGACGAGCCGGTCGCCGGGATGAACCTGGAGGAGACCGAGGACATGGCCCGGTTCATCCTCGACATCCGCGACGAACTCGACATCCCGATCGTGCTGGTGGAACACGACATGGGCCTGGTGATGGACCTGGCCGACCGGGTACTGGTGGTCGACTTCGGGCAGGTGGTCGCGACCGGCAACCCGGCCGAGATCCCGCACCATCCGGACGTGGTCCGCGCCTACCTCGGGGAGGTGCGTCCGAGATGA
- the hpnC gene encoding squalene synthase HpnC has product MLDLTDDVPGRPSADRPGGRRQPDTVVTGENFPVALRVLPARIRRHLLALYGYARFVDDLGDEPDDTGRDEPPAVRLAALDRFERQVRALYAGHPPRHPVLVRLAPTVVDRRLPIDPLLRLIEANRRDQAVTRYPTFGALVEYCHFSADPVGELVLHVFDSPTPARIQLSNRVCTALQIIEHLQDVAEDRRRGRIYLPTQDLVAVKVSEEDLDAPRAGAGLRTVVRRQAVRAEELLDTGSAVVGELSGWARLAVGGYVAGGRAALAALARADYDPLPGPPRPTRAGIATAWLRTWLAPPAAPARSGVRR; this is encoded by the coding sequence GTGCTTGATCTGACCGACGATGTTCCCGGCCGTCCATCCGCGGATCGGCCGGGCGGACGCCGCCAGCCGGACACCGTGGTGACCGGGGAGAACTTTCCGGTCGCGCTCCGGGTCCTACCGGCGCGGATCCGTCGGCACCTGCTCGCCCTCTACGGCTACGCCCGGTTCGTCGACGACCTCGGCGACGAGCCGGACGACACCGGTCGGGACGAGCCCCCCGCCGTCCGACTCGCCGCACTCGACCGGTTCGAACGCCAGGTACGCGCGCTCTACGCCGGCCATCCGCCACGGCATCCGGTACTTGTCCGACTGGCGCCGACCGTGGTCGACCGGCGGCTGCCGATCGACCCGCTGCTCCGGCTGATCGAGGCGAACCGCCGCGACCAGGCGGTGACCCGCTATCCGACGTTCGGCGCCCTGGTCGAGTACTGCCACTTCTCCGCCGACCCGGTCGGCGAACTGGTGCTGCATGTCTTCGACTCTCCGACACCGGCCCGGATCCAACTGTCCAACCGGGTCTGCACGGCGCTACAGATCATCGAGCACCTCCAGGACGTGGCCGAGGACCGGCGCCGGGGCCGGATCTACCTGCCGACCCAGGACCTTGTGGCCGTGAAGGTGTCGGAGGAGGACCTGGACGCGCCCCGGGCCGGTGCGGGGCTGCGCACCGTCGTGCGCCGGCAGGCCGTACGGGCGGAGGAACTGCTCGACACCGGCTCGGCGGTGGTCGGCGAACTCTCCGGCTGGGCCCGGCTCGCGGTCGGCGGGTACGTCGCCGGTGGCCGCGCCGCCCTCGCCGCCCTCGCCCGTGCCGACTACGACCCGCTGCCAGGTCCACCCCGGCCGACCCGTGCCGGAATCGCCACGGCATGGCTCAGGACCTGGCTGGCACCACCGGCCGCCCCGGCCCGGAGCGGAGTACGGCGATGA
- a CDS encoding glycosyltransferase encodes MRVLIVTAGSLGDVAPYTGLGARLRTAGHRVTLAAPPRYAGLVAGSGLEFRPIPGDLPALRTAASGRRRPSSLPGAPGLVEFLRLGGRFVGDLGTGIATAAEDGTDLLLLSSTTAPLGYSVAEHHGIPSLGVFLQPLSPTGAFPPILLGVRSLGNWGNRAAGWLGQRLGRRIYADASRRLRARLGLPPADIAGLERHAETTGWPISHGFSPAVLPRPPDWRSGLDVVGYWWPLSAPDWRPPAALLDFLAAGPPPVYVGFGSLADTGGELHTLVIRALRRAGVRGVVQGIGAGPEPGGGAVPGIGTGPLADGDPAGVVGPESGTGSDQVLTVGDVPHGWLFPRMAALVHHAGCGTAAAGLRAGVPAVPVPILADQPFWAARLAALGVSPEVIPFHRLTSDRLGTAIRAAVTEPAFRHRARLLADRLAAEDGAGAVVTAVDRLAR; translated from the coding sequence ATGCGGGTTCTGATCGTCACCGCCGGTTCCCTGGGGGACGTCGCCCCGTACACCGGCCTCGGTGCCCGGCTGCGGACCGCCGGCCACCGGGTGACGCTCGCCGCGCCGCCCCGGTACGCGGGTCTGGTGGCCGGAAGCGGGCTGGAGTTCCGGCCGATCCCCGGCGACCTTCCGGCGCTCCGGACCGCCGCCTCCGGGCGACGGCGACCGTCGTCCCTGCCCGGCGCACCGGGACTGGTCGAGTTCCTCCGGCTCGGCGGCCGGTTCGTCGGCGACCTCGGCACCGGCATCGCCACCGCCGCCGAGGACGGCACCGACCTGCTGCTGCTCTCCAGCACCACCGCGCCGCTGGGCTACTCCGTGGCGGAGCACCACGGCATTCCCAGCCTCGGCGTCTTCCTCCAGCCGCTCTCCCCGACCGGCGCGTTTCCGCCGATCCTGCTCGGCGTACGGTCGCTCGGCAACTGGGGCAACCGGGCCGCCGGCTGGCTCGGCCAACGGCTGGGTCGCCGGATCTACGCCGACGCCTCGCGACGGCTCCGCGCCCGCCTGGGCCTGCCGCCGGCCGACATCGCCGGCCTGGAGCGGCACGCCGAGACCACCGGCTGGCCGATCAGCCACGGCTTCAGCCCGGCCGTGCTGCCCCGGCCGCCGGACTGGCGCTCCGGCCTGGACGTGGTCGGCTACTGGTGGCCGCTGTCCGCGCCGGACTGGCGGCCACCCGCCGCGCTGCTCGATTTCCTCGCCGCCGGCCCGCCACCGGTATACGTCGGCTTCGGCAGCCTCGCCGACACCGGTGGGGAGCTGCACACCCTGGTCATCCGCGCGCTCCGCCGCGCCGGAGTACGCGGTGTCGTGCAGGGAATCGGCGCCGGGCCGGAGCCGGGCGGCGGTGCGGTGCCGGGCATCGGCACCGGACCGCTGGCCGACGGCGACCCGGCGGGTGTGGTCGGCCCGGAGTCGGGGACCGGATCGGATCAGGTGCTGACCGTCGGGGACGTGCCGCACGGCTGGCTCTTCCCCCGGATGGCCGCCCTGGTCCACCACGCCGGTTGCGGTACCGCCGCCGCCGGTCTCCGGGCCGGAGTACCGGCGGTGCCGGTGCCGATCCTGGCCGACCAGCCGTTCTGGGCCGCCCGGCTGGCCGCGCTCGGGGTCAGCCCGGAGGTGATCCCGTTCCACCGGCTCACCTCCGACCGGCTCGGTACCGCGATCCGGGCCGCGGTGACCGAGCCGGCCTTCCGGCACCGGGCCCGGCTCCTCGCCGACCGGTTGGCCGCCGAGGACGGTGCGGGTGCGGTGGTGACCGCGGTCGACCGGCTGGCCCGTTGA
- a CDS encoding glycosyltransferase — MTFSPGRYQVSRKEASEPPSGGSGGRRPRVMIIYASAGAGHDGASRELARRLRERGLRADCVDLADIFPWGLGRLLRGTYHGMLSRLPWIYGLLFSIGGNFSRAAPITRALLRPVWPRVLRMLPPDTRAVVSTYPVVSQIVGPLRREGRLAVPVITYLTDFAVNPIWVSPGIDVHCAAHDTTRAEARALGAGEVRVAGRLVSAGFRPGAEEDKRRARERLGLPLDARLALLVAGSWGVGAVARTAAEIARTGVAVPVVVCGRNTALYRRLTRKRIGPVFGWVDDMPELLRAADVLVENAGGLTALEAMACGLPVVTYRPIPGHGRANAGTMTRAGVATWVRRSADLGPALVRLADGAEGQRQRAAGLALFDTDPAAVVADVAHGVEAVSSARKPVPVDDPALVENPVAVPAEVTTGLAAAPPRRTLTRWVGLRASMAKKRIGADEPGADGGNRPANRPDRQG, encoded by the coding sequence ATGACGTTCAGTCCCGGGCGGTACCAGGTCAGCCGTAAGGAGGCGTCCGAGCCGCCGAGCGGCGGTTCGGGAGGGCGACGTCCACGCGTGATGATCATCTACGCCAGCGCGGGCGCCGGGCATGACGGTGCGAGCCGCGAACTCGCCCGCCGGCTCCGTGAGCGCGGGCTACGGGCGGACTGCGTGGACCTGGCCGACATCTTCCCGTGGGGACTCGGACGACTGCTCCGGGGCACCTACCACGGCATGTTGAGCCGGCTGCCCTGGATCTACGGGCTGCTCTTCTCCATCGGGGGCAACTTCAGCCGGGCCGCGCCGATCACCCGGGCGTTGCTGCGACCGGTGTGGCCACGGGTACTCCGGATGCTGCCGCCGGACACCCGGGCGGTGGTCTCGACGTACCCGGTGGTCAGCCAGATCGTCGGGCCGCTGCGCCGCGAGGGCCGGCTCGCCGTACCGGTGATCACCTATCTGACCGACTTCGCGGTCAACCCGATCTGGGTGTCCCCGGGCATCGACGTGCACTGCGCCGCGCACGACACCACCCGGGCCGAGGCGCGGGCGCTCGGTGCGGGCGAGGTCCGGGTGGCCGGCCGGCTGGTCTCCGCCGGCTTCCGTCCCGGGGCCGAGGAGGACAAGCGGCGTGCCCGCGAACGGCTCGGACTGCCCCTGGACGCGCGGCTGGCCCTGCTGGTCGCCGGCTCCTGGGGAGTCGGCGCGGTGGCGCGGACGGCAGCCGAGATCGCCCGGACCGGGGTCGCGGTCCCGGTGGTGGTCTGCGGTCGGAACACCGCGCTGTACCGCCGGCTGACGCGCAAGCGGATCGGGCCCGTCTTCGGCTGGGTCGACGACATGCCCGAGCTGCTCCGGGCGGCGGACGTGCTGGTGGAGAACGCCGGCGGACTCACCGCGCTGGAGGCGATGGCCTGCGGACTGCCGGTGGTCACCTATCGACCCATTCCCGGCCACGGCAGGGCGAACGCCGGCACCATGACCCGGGCCGGGGTGGCGACCTGGGTACGGCGCTCCGCCGACCTGGGCCCGGCCCTGGTCCGACTCGCCGACGGTGCCGAGGGCCAGCGGCAGCGGGCGGCCGGGCTCGCGCTCTTCGACACCGACCCGGCGGCGGTGGTCGCCGACGTCGCCCACGGCGTCGAGGCAGTCTCGTCGGCCAGGAAGCCGGTGCCGGTCGACGATCCGGCGTTGGTCGAGAACCCGGTGGCGGTGCCGGCCGAGGTCACGACGGGGCTCGCCGCCGCGCCGCCGCGCCGGACGCTGACCCGCTGGGTGGGGCTGCGGGCGAGCATGGCGAAGAAACGGATCGGCGCGGACGAACCAGGGGCCGATGGTGGCAACCGCCCGGCCAACCGACCGGACCGGCAAGGCTGA
- a CDS encoding branched-chain amino acid ABC transporter permease, with amino-acid sequence MSATGRRTRLRGRPLLHTSYASDLALFDTPAKRTSVGALLVLAVGLPFLLPDEVLQLLAVCCVAAIGAVGLGLVTGYAGQVSLGHAFFLAIGAYTAAAISGDPDGRVIGLGVTNILVWLPAAGLLAGLAGVLVAPLATRLRGLYLAIVTLGLVFIGQHVFSEWSALTGGAGVGRPAATLEFFGQPLAATGALGTRDQKLYWLMLLFLLVFALAAANLARSKVGRAFTAIRDRDIAAGVIGVNLARYKTIAFAVSSAYAGCAGALLYTVTGFFDPSSFSLLLSVQYIAMVLIGGAGTISGAIAGAFFITLLPRLTREMQAWVPFLSAQPNEVPNVFQVETILYGVLIIVFLIFEPRGLFGIWVRVRNYWKAWPFSY; translated from the coding sequence ATGAGCGCCACCGGACGGCGTACCCGGCTGCGGGGGCGGCCACTGCTGCACACCTCGTACGCCAGCGACCTGGCCCTGTTCGACACCCCGGCCAAGCGGACCTCGGTGGGGGCGCTGCTGGTCCTCGCCGTGGGCCTGCCCTTCCTGCTGCCCGACGAGGTGCTGCAACTGCTCGCCGTCTGCTGTGTGGCGGCGATCGGGGCGGTCGGGCTCGGCCTGGTCACCGGGTACGCCGGTCAGGTGTCCCTGGGCCACGCGTTCTTCCTGGCCATCGGCGCGTACACGGCGGCGGCGATCAGCGGCGACCCGGACGGCCGGGTGATCGGCCTCGGAGTCACCAACATCCTGGTCTGGCTGCCCGCCGCCGGTCTGCTCGCCGGACTGGCCGGGGTGCTGGTGGCCCCGCTCGCCACCCGGCTGCGCGGGCTGTACCTGGCGATCGTCACCCTCGGTCTGGTCTTCATCGGCCAGCACGTCTTCAGCGAATGGTCGGCGCTGACCGGCGGGGCGGGCGTCGGCCGGCCGGCGGCCACCCTGGAGTTCTTCGGCCAGCCGCTCGCCGCCACCGGGGCGCTCGGCACCCGCGACCAGAAGCTCTACTGGCTGATGCTGCTGTTCCTGCTGGTCTTCGCGCTGGCCGCGGCCAACCTGGCCCGGTCCAAGGTCGGGCGGGCGTTCACCGCGATCCGGGACCGGGACATCGCGGCCGGGGTGATCGGGGTCAACCTGGCCCGGTACAAGACGATCGCCTTCGCCGTCTCGTCGGCGTACGCGGGCTGCGCGGGCGCCCTGCTCTACACCGTGACCGGCTTCTTCGACCCGAGTTCGTTCAGCCTGCTGCTGTCGGTGCAGTACATCGCAATGGTGCTGATCGGTGGTGCGGGCACCATCTCCGGCGCGATCGCCGGGGCGTTCTTCATCACCCTGCTGCCCCGGCTGACCCGGGAGATGCAGGCGTGGGTGCCGTTCCTCAGCGCCCAGCCGAACGAGGTGCCCAACGTCTTCCAGGTGGAGACGATCCTCTACGGCGTACTCATCATCGTCTTCCTCATCTTCGAGCCCCGGGGCCTGTTCGGGATCTGGGTCCGGGTCCGCAACTACTGGAAGGCATGGCCGTTCTCCTACTGA
- a CDS encoding AMP-dependent synthetase/ligase, whose protein sequence is MTEAGTTPSPAATVPPVGTPALTIAARIRERARTTPDAVAMREKDRGIWQEVTWAGYWDTALTVAHGLLALGVQPGDRVAIHAENRREWLYADLATVALRAMTVGLYPTNPPAEVGYLLAHSGARVLVAEDQEQVDKALEVLDQCPELHRIVYLEPRGIRHRYQHPALLDWAELLRIGAAHRAAEPDAVDGRMAEATSDDIATLIYTSGTTGPPKGVMLSVSNVDFAIRTLVQAGGFTDPPPGPSDVLLSYLPLCHVAERIFTTWFNAGAGVQIAFAESIDTVQANLREVQPTILFGVPRIWEKILAGVTIRLANASPVKRWNARLWLGVADRIAETLVRTGGRPTAGTRLAYGIGWLFCYRALRVRIGMRRVRYAASGAAPIAPDVLRFFMGIGIRMHEVYGMTENTAVATGNRPGRIRLGTVGEPQPGIELRIDEATGEILTRHPGVFTGYYRDPAATAAAFAQDGWLRTGDIGEWIDGTHVRITDRAKDIMITAGGKNVAPSEIENALKASPYLKEAILVGDRRPYLTALIGIELETVGEWAQRRGLPYTTYRDLSEKPEVRALVDEVVEAVNARHAPVEQVRRYALLPKELDHTDGELTATQKVRRSAVADRFAELVEELYARRDPAP, encoded by the coding sequence ATGACCGAGGCCGGTACTACCCCGTCCCCGGCCGCCACGGTTCCGCCCGTCGGGACACCGGCGCTCACGATCGCGGCCCGGATCCGGGAACGTGCCCGGACCACCCCCGACGCGGTGGCGATGCGGGAGAAGGACCGGGGGATCTGGCAGGAGGTGACCTGGGCCGGGTACTGGGACACCGCGCTGACGGTGGCGCACGGGCTGCTCGCCCTCGGGGTACAGCCCGGGGACCGGGTCGCGATCCACGCCGAGAACCGCCGCGAGTGGCTCTACGCCGACCTGGCGACGGTCGCGCTCCGGGCGATGACCGTCGGGCTCTACCCGACGAATCCGCCGGCCGAGGTCGGGTACCTGCTGGCGCACTCCGGCGCCCGGGTGCTGGTCGCCGAGGACCAGGAGCAGGTCGACAAGGCGCTGGAGGTCCTCGACCAGTGCCCGGAGCTGCACCGGATCGTCTACCTCGAACCGCGCGGCATCCGGCACCGGTACCAGCATCCGGCGCTGCTCGACTGGGCGGAACTGCTCCGGATCGGCGCCGCGCACCGGGCCGCCGAGCCCGACGCGGTCGACGGGCGGATGGCGGAGGCGACCTCCGACGACATCGCGACGCTGATCTACACCTCCGGCACCACCGGCCCACCCAAGGGCGTGATGCTGAGCGTCTCCAACGTGGACTTCGCGATCCGGACGCTGGTCCAGGCCGGCGGGTTCACCGATCCGCCACCGGGGCCGTCCGACGTGCTGCTGTCGTACCTGCCGCTGTGCCACGTCGCGGAACGGATCTTCACCACCTGGTTCAACGCCGGTGCGGGAGTGCAGATCGCGTTCGCCGAGTCGATCGACACGGTGCAGGCCAACCTGCGGGAGGTGCAGCCGACCATCCTCTTCGGGGTGCCCCGGATCTGGGAGAAGATCCTCGCCGGGGTGACCATCCGGCTGGCCAACGCGTCCCCGGTCAAGCGGTGGAACGCCCGGCTGTGGCTCGGGGTCGCCGACCGGATCGCCGAGACCCTGGTCCGGACCGGCGGCCGACCCACCGCCGGCACCCGGCTGGCGTACGGGATCGGGTGGCTGTTCTGCTACCGCGCGCTGCGGGTACGGATCGGGATGCGCCGGGTCCGGTACGCCGCCTCCGGTGCCGCCCCGATCGCCCCCGACGTGCTGCGGTTCTTCATGGGGATCGGCATCCGGATGCACGAGGTGTACGGGATGACCGAGAACACCGCCGTGGCCACCGGCAACCGGCCCGGCCGGATCCGGCTCGGTACGGTCGGCGAGCCGCAGCCCGGGATCGAGCTGCGGATCGACGAGGCGACCGGGGAGATCCTGACCCGGCATCCCGGCGTCTTCACCGGCTACTACCGCGATCCGGCGGCCACTGCGGCGGCGTTCGCGCAGGACGGCTGGCTGCGGACCGGTGACATCGGCGAGTGGATCGACGGCACACACGTCAGGATCACCGACCGGGCCAAGGACATCATGATCACAGCGGGTGGCAAGAACGTCGCTCCGTCCGAGATCGAGAACGCGCTGAAGGCGTCGCCGTACCTGAAGGAGGCCATCCTGGTCGGCGACCGCCGGCCCTACCTGACCGCGCTGATCGGAATCGAGCTGGAGACGGTGGGGGAGTGGGCGCAGCGCCGGGGCCTGCCGTACACCACCTATCGGGACCTGTCGGAGAAGCCGGAGGTACGGGCCCTGGTCGACGAGGTGGTCGAAGCGGTGAACGCCCGGCACGCCCCGGTCGAGCAGGTCCGGCGGTACGCGCTGCTGCCCAAGGAACTCGACCACACCGACGGTGAACTGACCGCGACCCAGAAGGTACGCCGGTCCGCCGTCGCCGACCGCTTCGCCGAGCTGGTCGAAGAGCTGTACGCGCGTCGGGACCCGGCGCCGTGA
- a CDS encoding DMT family transporter, producing MNTLAIVLGLASAACFAVSSVLEQRAAKRERPTRTIDPRLLIRLLHRRLWLLGWIPDAFGTLLQAFALRFGALALVEPLLVSGLFMAIPLEAALERRRPHRRDMLVVVIGVIGLTGFLVAANPRGGVQEPKALAWIGVGVAIGVLVTICLLVAWRTQAATRGLMLGIATGLLYAAAAALLKSVIEKLPDHPAEVFTDWHLYALVVVGGAALTLNQNAFQGGPIAAPLTAIALLDPFTSVLIGVTAFEEDLSLQGPRLIVGLVAVAAMCTGIWMARRTQSS from the coding sequence GTGAACACCCTCGCCATCGTCCTGGGGTTGGCCTCGGCCGCCTGCTTCGCGGTGAGTTCGGTGCTGGAGCAGCGTGCCGCCAAGCGGGAGCGGCCGACCCGGACCATCGACCCCCGACTGCTGATCCGGCTGCTGCACCGCCGGCTGTGGCTGCTCGGCTGGATCCCGGACGCCTTCGGCACCCTCCTGCAGGCGTTCGCACTGCGCTTCGGTGCGCTCGCCCTGGTCGAACCGCTCCTGGTCAGCGGGCTCTTCATGGCGATCCCGCTGGAGGCGGCGCTCGAGCGCCGCCGGCCGCACCGGCGGGACATGCTGGTGGTGGTCATCGGGGTCATCGGCCTCACCGGCTTCCTGGTCGCCGCCAACCCACGGGGCGGCGTGCAGGAGCCGAAGGCGTTGGCCTGGATCGGCGTCGGCGTCGCCATCGGCGTACTGGTGACGATCTGTCTGCTGGTCGCCTGGCGTACCCAGGCGGCGACCCGGGGACTGATGCTGGGAATCGCCACCGGCCTGCTCTACGCCGCCGCCGCGGCCCTGCTCAAGAGCGTCATCGAGAAGCTGCCGGACCATCCGGCCGAGGTCTTCACGGACTGGCACCTCTACGCCCTGGTGGTGGTCGGCGGCGCGGCGTTGACCCTCAACCAGAACGCCTTCCAGGGCGGCCCGATCGCCGCTCCGCTGACCGCGATCGCGCTGCTCGACCCGTTCACCAGCGTGCTGATCGGCGTCACCGCGTTCGAGGAGGACCTCTCGCTCCAGGGGCCACGCCTGATCGTCGGCCTGGTCGCGGTGGCGGCGATGTGCACCGGCATCTGGATGGCCCGGCGTACCCAGTCAAGCTGA
- a CDS encoding branched-chain amino acid ABC transporter permease produces the protein MTELLESVLRGLGTGSVYALLALGFVIIYKATRVISFAQPAFMLAGAVLVTYLAGPVGFWLAVPVAALLTAGLALGVERVAVRPMVGRPAFVVAIITLGVDVAVRVVVNGFIGLDVRHVGDPWGLRTVAIPGTGVDLQQRHLGALLATTVLIAALFAFFRFTRMGLAMRAAAYDQEAALAQGVSVGAVFALAWGLAGGLAAVAGTFAAAGASVDAGLWLIALTALPVIILGGLDSLPGAVVGGLAVGMIQELAATYQQHAPWLGGNVSVITPYVLMLLVLLVRPYGLFGTREVERV, from the coding sequence ATGACCGAGTTGCTGGAGAGCGTGTTGCGCGGGCTCGGCACCGGCAGCGTGTACGCCCTGCTGGCCCTCGGCTTCGTCATCATCTACAAGGCGACCCGGGTGATCAGCTTCGCCCAGCCCGCGTTCATGCTGGCCGGCGCGGTACTGGTCACCTACCTCGCCGGGCCGGTCGGGTTCTGGCTCGCGGTGCCGGTCGCCGCGCTGCTCACCGCCGGGCTGGCGCTCGGGGTGGAACGGGTCGCGGTCCGCCCGATGGTCGGCCGCCCGGCGTTCGTGGTCGCCATCATCACTCTCGGGGTCGACGTCGCGGTCCGGGTCGTGGTCAACGGGTTCATCGGGCTGGACGTCCGGCACGTCGGCGACCCGTGGGGGCTGCGTACCGTGGCCATCCCCGGCACCGGCGTCGACCTGCAACAGCGGCACCTCGGCGCGCTGCTGGCCACCACGGTGCTGATCGCGGCCCTGTTCGCCTTCTTCCGGTTCACCCGGATGGGCCTGGCGATGCGGGCGGCAGCCTACGACCAGGAGGCGGCGCTGGCCCAGGGCGTGTCGGTCGGCGCGGTCTTCGCGCTCGCCTGGGGGCTGGCCGGTGGGCTGGCCGCCGTCGCCGGAACCTTCGCCGCCGCCGGGGCGAGCGTCGACGCGGGGTTGTGGCTGATCGCGCTGACCGCCCTGCCGGTGATCATCCTGGGTGGACTGGACTCGCTGCCCGGCGCGGTGGTCGGCGGGCTGGCCGTCGGCATGATCCAGGAACTCGCCGCCACCTATCAGCAGCACGCGCCCTGGCTCGGCGGCAACGTCTCGGTGATCACCCCGTACGTGCTGATGCTGCTGGTTCTGCTGGTCCGGCCGTACGGGCTGTTCGGCACCAGGGAGGTGGAACGGGTATGA
- a CDS encoding ABC transporter substrate-binding protein, producing the protein MGRHRSSAAVVRRIASGTIALLLCGAAVACRGGDTETDESGLKTDVGVASEPCPEAVDKNKGCIYLGIISDLTEGPFRALAVPITDAQKAFWKRVNTAGGIGDYEVDVTRYIRDNKYNPQTHNQVYQEMKPNVLALAQTLGSPTTAAILADMKASNVVAAPAAWTSAYAFEDVIIESGANYCLESMNALDYAKEAHGVKSVLAVHLAGDYGDDAAAGAKLAAQSLGLTFNAVKTDSGADKQAGAIQAILSGRPDLVVLTMGPADAASIVGQAAARGFAGRFIGTSPTWNPALLQSAAAPALLSRYEQTSPWDSWGTDTPGHQALRAALGGVTPNDGYTSGWVWSYPMKAALTKAVADGDLTRAGLLAAVKSLTSVDYEGMLPSGAGNYAAGPNDGAVRVSAVYRPDRAAPTGVSQVRPLSAGPTAKAYALDGPCYAKL; encoded by the coding sequence ATGGGAAGGCACAGATCGTCCGCCGCCGTCGTACGCCGGATCGCCTCCGGAACCATCGCCCTGCTGCTCTGCGGCGCGGCCGTCGCCTGCCGGGGCGGCGACACCGAGACCGACGAGTCCGGACTGAAGACCGACGTCGGCGTCGCCTCCGAGCCGTGCCCGGAGGCGGTGGACAAGAACAAGGGCTGCATCTACCTGGGCATCATCTCCGACCTCACCGAGGGCCCGTTCCGGGCGCTCGCGGTGCCGATCACCGATGCGCAGAAGGCGTTCTGGAAGCGGGTGAACACCGCCGGCGGAATCGGCGACTACGAGGTCGACGTGACCCGGTACATCCGGGACAACAAGTACAACCCACAGACCCACAACCAGGTGTACCAGGAGATGAAGCCGAACGTGCTCGCCCTGGCCCAGACCCTCGGCTCACCGACCACGGCCGCGATCCTGGCCGACATGAAGGCCAGCAACGTGGTCGCGGCCCCGGCGGCGTGGACCTCGGCGTACGCCTTCGAGGACGTCATCATCGAGTCCGGCGCCAACTACTGCCTGGAGTCGATGAACGCGCTCGACTACGCCAAGGAGGCGCACGGCGTGAAATCGGTGCTCGCGGTGCACCTCGCCGGAGACTACGGCGACGACGCCGCGGCCGGGGCGAAACTCGCCGCGCAGAGCCTCGGGTTGACCTTCAACGCGGTGAAGACCGACTCGGGTGCGGACAAGCAGGCCGGCGCGATCCAGGCCATCCTGTCCGGTCGGCCCGATCTGGTGGTCCTCACGATGGGGCCGGCCGACGCGGCGTCGATCGTCGGACAGGCCGCCGCCCGGGGCTTCGCCGGCCGGTTCATCGGTACCAGCCCGACCTGGAATCCCGCGCTGTTGCAGAGCGCCGCCGCGCCCGCCCTGCTCTCCCGGTACGAGCAGACCTCGCCGTGGGACTCCTGGGGCACCGACACGCCCGGTCACCAGGCGCTGCGGGCGGCGCTGGGCGGGGTGACCCCGAACGACGGGTACACCTCGGGTTGGGTGTGGTCGTACCCGATGAAGGCCGCGCTGACCAAGGCGGTGGCCGACGGTGATCTCACCCGGGCCGGGTTGCTCGCCGCGGTCAAGTCCCTGACCTCGGTGGACTACGAGGGGATGCTGCCCTCGGGGGCGGGCAACTACGCCGCCGGCCCGAACGACGGGGCGGTACGGGTGTCCGCCGTCTACCGCCCGGACCGGGCCGCCCCGACCGGGGTGAGCCAGGTACGGCCGTTGTCCGCCGGCCCGACCGCGAAGGCGTACGCCCTGGACGGACCGTGCTACGCGAAGCTCTGA